A segment of the Balaenoptera musculus isolate JJ_BM4_2016_0621 chromosome 9, mBalMus1.pri.v3, whole genome shotgun sequence genome:
gaggaagggatTAATCATGGTTGAACCACTGCCTGCAGCAGAGTTGGGACAGGATCCCAAGCCCCCCAAGTGCAAACTTGTCCTGTTTGCTCTGCTCCGTAGAAAACCCGGGCTCAGCACAACGCAAGGGCTGCGACTGGTGGAAAGCGCCAGGCTCCCTCCAGGGAAACACTCCTCCCCTGTCTGGGAGCTGCAGGAGGATAACCTTTCTTGATTGCTCTGTGCAAAGGGGTTCTGCTTGCCTCATCCTAAAGGAAGGCCCTGGGAGGAGATAGAGGACAGGAAGTCTCTGATGCGAGTCTCCCATTTGAAGTTGAGGCTCCCGGCTTCTGCCATGGAGCCAGGGGGATAGATCCCAGAGCCAGGCCAGCTGGCCCTAGACCTGCTCATCCCATGCCCCTCACCACGTGTCTACCCCGCGCCACTCAGGCTGTGGGCAGCCCGCTGGGATGCTCCCCAGCTACCCAGGGGCTGGAGTGCTCCTTTAAGCCCCCTACCCCCAACCGCCTCTCCCACTTCAGAAAAGTCCTCCTGCCACCAAAACATGGGGTGAAATCTTTCATGATGGAATTATTTCCTGAAGCACCTTAAAATGAGCTTGAGCTAAGAACCCTTCTGCATATTGAAGTGCTGTGAGGTCGCCGCTCGGCTTAGAGGAGGGCCTTGGTAAGCAGGCTGTGTGCCTCCGGatccccctgcctccctgggaTGTGGGCTTCATTACCTTGTCACTGCCACTTCCCAGTGCTCAGAGAGTCCCCACCAAGCGAAGACTTTAGGGCAGCCTAGAATCCCAGGGCCTGTCACCATGATCACGAGGGCCAAGGCAGCAGGGGGTCTCCCAGGCAACCCCTCAGGGTCCTGCTCTTACAGGAGCGCTTCATCAGGACAGCCCAGGGCCTcttggctggggtggggacacAGGAGTCCGTGGCGAGGCTCTAGGACGCAGTCCATCAGGACCTCCACGGGTTCCCCGTAGGACGGGATGGGCGGCTTCTGGGTCACAGCCTCTTCCACGCGGAGCGCTCCTATCTTCTCCTTCCTGAGCCCCGCCCCTCGTGCGGGAGGAAAGGGAGGGtacagtcagacagagaaaacagatcAGATGATAATCCCCTCCCCACAACCAACTGCGCCCCAAGGTATGTTCAGTGAAGAAGCCCTGGCAGAACAGACTGGAGACAGACAAGGACTGCTCTCTGTGGGCCTGATGGAGTCCCACTCTGCTGACTTTCCCCCAGGGCAGCAGAGCTcatgggcgggggtgggggtggggggggcaattttgctcccaggggacatttggcagagTCCAGAGACCTTTTTGATTGCTACAACGGGGAGGGTGCTACTGGTACCCAGTGTGTGTGTAGTGGGAAAGGCCAGGGGTGGCCAGGCGCAGGACAGGCACCCACAGCGAAGAACTACCTGGCCCCAAACGTcagcagtgctgaggttgagaaactgcctgGGAAAGAAGGCTCTACCATATACAATCTGGCCGTGTTCTCTGTTTGCTTCAGACGTCCTAGTCCCACCGCCCTATGATTACAACTTGCAGAAGCGCACAGCTGAGGGCGTCTTCTCCTCCTTCACCCTCACAGGTCgggcagggagagcagctcaCTCACCAAATGCGTGGGTGAAGGACTCCCGTGTTGGAATcaccctctttccttctctccacttctgccccctccctgcacccACCCCCCAGCTGCAGGGCCAGGGCCACCAGGCTTCCTACAGAGCGTCTGTCAGCCCCGAGGCCGGTCCACTGCTGACGATCACAGACCCTGAGGTAGGatgaaagcagaagcaagaggacGGAGACCCGCTACAGGAAGACGCCAAGAGAGGAAAACCATGGCTCTGTCACTGTTCAGTGACACAGGAGCAGCCTGGAGCAGTTTTCTTTGGTGTTCAGTGACTACTTGAAAAGAGGGAAATTTCTTACTTAAGATGTCCGGTAACTTGGCCTCCAGGATAATGTCACTTCCCCCTCAAGCCCAGTCCCCACCTGGCCTTCCAGGCTAGTTGGGAGGCTCTCCTCACGGACCCCTCCCCTGCCTGAAACCCCCAACCTTCTCCTCCACACAGCACCGTCCTCACAGCCCCTGTGACCTGCACCAACCTCTTCCCTCTGCAAAGAGGGTCCGCACAGCCCCACGGGAATGTGGTGTCTCTGCCCTCACTGGTCCAGTCCCCGAGTGATTTCTGGTAGCAGTCTGAACCTTTAAAGAGTGCCATGGGCACGACTCGCCAGATGCTGTTCTAAGCCCTTCATGTCTATTAATTcgctttacagatgaaaaaccaTAGCACAAAGAGattaacttgcccgaggtcacgtGCTAGTCAGCGGCAGGACGAGAATTTGAACCTGGGCAGTCTTGCTCTGGAAATTCCTGCTCTTGGCTCTATGCCCTGTGCCCTGCAGTGTGGGCGTCCTGCCTTCTAGCTGGATCCTAATCTCCTGGAGGGTAGGTGTCCCGTCTTGAGCACCCACTGGTCTAGCAAATGGTTGGGCACGTGACACCTTAGAGCAAGCCTACTGTGACAGCTGACTTGAGCAGACTCTACCAGGCTGTGAGCTCAGCATGGGGTTGGGAAGCTAAGATTCTCTTCCTTTGCCTCCCCAGGTCCAGGAACTCTGCCACGCATACTTACTTGTGTGGGAGCGGGGTGGCACTTGGGCACAGGTGTAGACGTGGCTGAAACGCCGACCTGAGGAGGTCAGGTACCAGTGCTGGATGGCGGGCTGGGGGTTGTACTCTGTGACCGCCACACCATTCACCGCTGTCATCATGAGCATGTTGATCACCTCGTTGGAGAGCTTGGTCCTCTCATCGGTCCTGATCCGGTTCATGGCACTGAATCCGCGctcacagcaggaggtggagACGGGCACACAGACCACCACTGCCACGAGCCTGCTGAGCAAGGGGAAGCGGCAGTCCTGGGCCAGGGCGTTCCTGCACAGCATGGAGAACGGCAAGTTCTTGGCGATGGCTTTCAGGCCCAGCCACTCCTCCAGCAGTGCTTCCTCGCTGTATCCTGGGGGCAGTGAGAGTTCAAAATATCTGGCCAGGGCAAGAATATCATCATTCCCAAAACCGGCCAGTTCCATCCCACTTGGCCAGGCCGTGGCGTCAAACACCTCCATGTTCTTGAGCTGCGGGGGACGGTCCGCGTCAAACCTCTGCTGGAGGTACTCAATCCCAGTCAGGATCATCCTCTCCCTGTCCGCCTGGAACCGCTGTTCCGCCACCTCCACTCTGTCCAGGAAGATGCCGTGGAGCCGCCCGTCCCTGAAGCCGGCATTGAACTCTTCCTCTTTGGGTCCTGCCTGGTGACGGAGGGTCTCCAGCGCTACGTAGGCCCGTGCCAGCGTGGAGTTCACCTCCGTAATCAGCACGATCTCCTTCTGGCACACTTCGGACAAAGGCCCGTAGATGCTCAGGAAGTCCAAGAGGAAGTGGCAGAACTTGACGAAATGGAAGCCCTTCATCAGCTTCAGCATGCCTTTGGCCCTGTGCCCGACCTGGCCACCCGCTTCCGCCACGCTCTGGaggtgcctggccagggcgggcCAGCTCACGATGAGCGCATTCAGCGTGCGCCTCTTGCTGGCCACCCACCTGACAGCGTTCAGGTCCTTCAGGCGGATGATTTCCTGCTCCAGTGGGGCCGCGCCCTCCTGCAGCTCATTCAGCCTTTTGTTCGAGGACTGATAGAACTTGAAGACGGTTCGGATGTGCCGGTCACACTTCTTGACCAGGTCGATGCCTCCACAGGCGTCAACCACGGCCAGGTGTAGCCGGTGGGCCACGCAATGCACCGGCAGCAGCTGGGGGATGGTCTCCTGGAGCTTCTCCACCACACCTCCTCTGCAGCTCAGCATGGCTGAGCCATCGGTTCCCAGGCCCACCACCCAGCCAGGCTTCCGGAAGGGGATGTCCAGTTCGTCCAGGGCAGAGATGATGGTCTCAAAGTATCCATCCACCGTCTCGCTGTAGAGTGGGGCCAGAGTGATGTAAGACTCCTTCACCTCCGTCCCCTTAAAGTAGCGGATGTAAACGCCCACACAGGACTGGTCGGAGGTGCCTGTGGCGCTGTCCAGCAACACGCTCACACACGGGGAGTTCCGGACATCCTCAAGGATCTCCTTCTTCAGAGTCTCGGAGATGTATTTGATGAACTGAGTGCAGGCGGTGCGATTTCGGTACTTGCCCAAAATCATGGTCCCGGTGCTTTGGAGGAGTTGCAGGATCTTCTCAAAGTCGTTCAGGGGCCTCGAGTGGTACGCGATGGAATAGGCGGCATTGAAAAAGTGCTCCATGTTGGCCATCAGGTCACTGGAGATCTCGGGGACGAGGGCGGCCTGCGGGGTGTCTTCCCTGACTTCCAGGGTGTTGACACAGAGCTTGTGTGCTTTGCTGACTTCATGGTACTTTAAAGTCTCCACTTTAAAAGGACCCGTGTAACCTCGGACTAACCGGGATGATTTGTCGTGCAGACTAGGTCTTTCTCTGCAAGCTGAGCAGAAAAGCTTGGTCTCTTTTGGGTCAATTACTAACCATGGGAACTGCCCAAACCACGACCTCTGAATTGAGCGGGGTCTGTAAGTCCTCTTGATTTTCCTCCGTCCATCTGCTTCTACTTCACAAAGGCTGGGATTGCAGTAGGAGGTGCACGTCTCCATGGAAGGAGCTGGAAGCAGTGCAGATTCCAGATCCGAGGCCTGTGTGTGTGCCTCTCTAATGGCCACCGTCGTCTTCTTCCCTTTGGAGCAAATCAAACTGTGCTCGGTTTTGCTGCCCAGAACTCTGCAGCCTCCTATCAGCTAAGGCACCCCAATTCAATAAGTACCCCTTATGCAAAGCAGAGAAGATGAATGTGATCCACCTTTCTAGAAATCAGTAGGGCTTCTATTTAAACCCTTTCCCATTATTTTCTCTGAAAGCCAGTCTGTCTCCCCAAGAGTTGTCTGCTAATCCTTTTGGGCTCTTTAGCCAGCCTCCCCCTCCCTAGCTACATATCTACCCTGAGATCATGTGACATCAGATGCTAATAAGCTTAATTAGCACCTTGGCCACAGATGCTATTGGATGGTTTTAATCCTCTTTCGAGGCACCACAAAGAAATGAGGTTAAACATCCAAAAGTCTTCTTATGAGCCTTGGAAACAAGGGAGGCATAGGAGTATACACAGTAGCTGTTAGCCAATAAGTTACTGACAGAGATACACAAAACTGCTAACTCTCACAGACCAACAGTGTTGTCACTAAACACCAGGGGAGGAGGCAGCAGAGGCTCACAGCCGTGGGTCGCGTGGCTCCTCGTGACCAGTGCCCACCACGCACCTCCCCCTTCAGCTCTACCACAGTCTCCCCGTTTCACTTCTGCTCATCAAAGCTCCTTATTTTTCCCAAACTGTCCCAGTTTCTCAGATTCTTCTACACCGTGAAGGCACAGTTAGTTTCTTATTCACGTTTTTCTACCAATACAGGGCCTGGTGCACGACAGTTTCCGCGTGAGGATGGCGGAACTAACACTGTGTGACTCGCCATAGCTGCCTGGGCCCCCGGACGTACCCTTCAGAACCCAGCAGGTCAAGACCCACCTGGAGGACGGCCTCTCCCCCACTTGGGCCCGTCTGGGTCCTTGATCCAGGGTGCAGCTCTCCGCTCCAGTTTTGAGATCAAGTCTGGTTTGGCGGCAGCAGGCCCTGTTGCAGGGACGAAGAGTCACAGTGACATCACAGGTCTGGACTGTCAAGTCAAGCGGCCCATCTGAAAGATCCAGGGAGGCCTCTGGGTGCATTTCCTAATAAAATCTTTCCAACCAGGGGCGCGATGAAAGCATACCCATCTAGGGTGCCAATTTATTCTTAAAACCCAAAGAGGCACCAAATTAGGGTGCATCCCTTAGCTCCATGGCTCATCCATGGGAGCATGAGTCAGCTAAACGAATCTAGAGGGGAAAGGgcgaaaacaggaagaaatacaGAGGACAAAATAGAAGGAGAGAGGACAGGGATGATAAAGAAAGCCACACGAGAAGTGGGAGAGGGCCACCAACAACTGTCCCATGCGTGTGCCCCTTAGCAACTCCCGCAGCTGGCCTTGGCGCAGGTGGCTAACTACACGGGGCACCTGAAAAGCCCCTTCACGCTGCCTACCACCTGCTGCGGAACCTGAAATCCGACTAGAGGAGATTCGTGTCTTTGGGTTAAGCACTGCCCTTTActgaaaatatgaatattcttCAGGGCTATGCGAAGAAATTGCTTTCTTGATTTAAAGTAAAATCCATTAATCTCTACTTACATGCTTTTTATGTATCTGTGTGAATGGGTGTATAACCTTTCTTTGGAAAGACATATACAAGCCACTGGTAACTGCAGGCACTTCTGTGGAGGGACTGAAGGACAAGGTAAAAGGGAGATTATTTTCACTATTCATCTTTGGatcattcaaatatatttatatgttcatgtgtgtgtatgtatccaCATATttactactaataaaaatataattcattattAATCTGTGGTAGATTGAACACTTATTCTTCTTCaaacatctctaaaatgagggcaaagggataataataaaaagaagcgTAAGCCCAAGAGAAACATTGTACTAGAAATGTtaatacatttttagaagaaggaaaggagataaAAGAGAAGAACTAACAGAGCTGGACACCAAATGCCGGCAGAGCGGGTAATAAGGAGAAAGAAGTGAACTTGACCCCAGAATCCCCAAAAGAGCTAGGACCTGGAGGCACCAGGTGCAGCAGAAGGTGGTGGGTAAGGAGAGACCGGTTCAAGGCCAGGTCCGCTCACCTATTCCAGGAAGCCAGAaaacaccaccaccctcccccaaggaggagagagaggttggTCTACAGAAAACTTAACCAGAAAGGTTCCGGGCCCTGGAATGGTGGGGTGAGTGAAAGATGAAGGAGAAGAGCTGTGATGCAAACAGATGAAGACAGTCTACAGACCAGAAGCTGCGTTACTTGGCTCCGAGAACACCAGCTTAGTGTACAGCCAAGCAGGAGACAGgaagttttctttggagaaatggaatTGCCCCTCCCCAACCCTCCTCCCCGAAAGACCTACGGATCCAGACTTCGCCGGGCTCTTCAATGAAACATCCAGGTTCACAGCTGGTCACCCTGCAATGTAACCTACCCCTTGAGTCCCAGCCATGCACACAGAGCTTCCAGCCAGTTTTTAAGGCTTTACTCTTAAATGTGAATGAAcctaaagatatttatttaagaCAAACTGCTAACAAGTAGGAAAAAGGATTGAAGGAACTAGAGATACTGcaggaagcaaaacaaaatttcaaCCCCCTCCCCTGAAAACT
Coding sequences within it:
- the ZNF862 gene encoding zinc finger protein 862 isoform X1 codes for the protein MGFMEEMDMQSPAREAGLYLPPQKKACPSHFSSESGGIQGDCTGRSRKPLRPRSIQKSWFAQFPWLVMNEERTALFCSACREYPSVRDKRSRLIEGYTGPFKVETLKYHAKSKAHVLCVKALAARDPSWAARFRSIHDVSREVLASPGHLFTADYPIFYPPGPLGVYDNLAQLLPSSRAALEDPGGSGAIPALYLDCVPDFRQKEIADDIRGSSDVSILCNDSAEPRGQDPSEEGLFEEVPVVFEDVAVYFTREEWGALDKRQKELYRDVMRTNYELLASLGPAAAKPDLISKLERRAAPWIKDPDGPKWGRGRPPGKKTTVAIREAHTQASDLESALLPAPSMETCTSYCNPSLCEVEADGRRKIKRTYRPRSIQRSWFGQFPWLVIDPKETKLFCSACRERPSLHDKSSRLVRGYTGPFKVETLKYHEVSKAHKLCVNTLEVREDTPQAALVPEISSDLMANMEHFFNAAYSIAYHSRPLNDFEKILQLLQSTGTMILGKYRNRTACTQFIKYISETLKKEILEDVRNSPCVSVLLDSATGTSDQSCVGVYIRYFKGTEVKESYITLAPLYSETVDGYFETIISALDELDIPFRKPGWVVGLGTDGSAMLSCRGGVVEKLQETIPQLLPVHCVAHRLHLAVVDACGGIDLVKKCDRHIRTVFKFYQSSNKRLNELQEGAAPLEQEIIRLKDLNAVRWVASKRRTLNALIVSWPALARHLQSVAEAGGQVGHRAKGMLKLMKGFHFVKFCHFLLDFLSIYGPLSEVCQKEIVLITEVNSTLARAYVALETLRHQAGPKEEEFNAGFRDGRLHGIFLDRVEVAEQRFQADRERMILTGIEYLQQRFDADRPPQLKNMEVFDATAWPSGMELAGFGNDDILALARYFELSLPPGYSEEALLEEWLGLKAIAKNLPFSMLCRNALAQDCRFPLLSRLVAVVVCVPVSTSCCERGFSAMNRIRTDERTKLSNEVINMLMMTAVNGVAVTEYNPQPAIQHWYLTSSGRRFSHVYTCAQVPPRSHTSSDCYQKSLGDWTSEGRDTTFPWGCADPLCRGKRLVQVTGAVRTVLCGGEGWGFQAGEGSVRRASQLAWKARWGLGLRGK
- the ZNF862 gene encoding zinc finger protein 862 isoform X2, whose protein sequence is MCSVSRPWQLGTPAGQPVSGASMMCLERQKEIADDIRGSSDVSILCNDSAEPRGQDPSEEGLFEEVPVVFEDVAVYFTREEWGALDKRQKELYRDVMRTNYELLASLGPAAAKPDLISKLERRAAPWIKDPDGPKWGRGRPPGKKTTVAIREAHTQASDLESALLPAPSMETCTSYCNPSLCEVEADGRRKIKRTYRPRSIQRSWFGQFPWLVIDPKETKLFCSACRERPSLHDKSSRLVRGYTGPFKVETLKYHEVSKAHKLCVNTLEVREDTPQAALVPEISSDLMANMEHFFNAAYSIAYHSRPLNDFEKILQLLQSTGTMILGKYRNRTACTQFIKYISETLKKEILEDVRNSPCVSVLLDSATGTSDQSCVGVYIRYFKGTEVKESYITLAPLYSETVDGYFETIISALDELDIPFRKPGWVVGLGTDGSAMLSCRGGVVEKLQETIPQLLPVHCVAHRLHLAVVDACGGIDLVKKCDRHIRTVFKFYQSSNKRLNELQEGAAPLEQEIIRLKDLNAVRWVASKRRTLNALIVSWPALARHLQSVAEAGGQVGHRAKGMLKLMKGFHFVKFCHFLLDFLSIYGPLSEVCQKEIVLITEVNSTLARAYVALETLRHQAGPKEEEFNAGFRDGRLHGIFLDRVEVAEQRFQADRERMILTGIEYLQQRFDADRPPQLKNMEVFDATAWPSGMELAGFGNDDILALARYFELSLPPGYSEEALLEEWLGLKAIAKNLPFSMLCRNALAQDCRFPLLSRLVAVVVCVPVSTSCCERGFSAMNRIRTDERTKLSNEVINMLMMTAVNGVAVTEYNPQPAIQHWYLTSSGRRFSHVYTCAQVPPRSHTSSDCYQKSLGDWTSEGRDTTFPWGCADPLCRGKRLVQVTGAVRTVLCGGEGWGFQAGEGSVRRASQLAWKARWGLGLRGK